cccccttcatccctaagggctgtggtagtggtgtacagttgtggggagtgggtttggggggggggctcagcacacaatgtaatagagctatgcacctgggagcattttatgaagtccactgcagtgcccagttggtgtcctggcgtgtcagggggaccagtgcactacgaatgctggctcctcccatgaccaaagggcttggatttggtcgtttctgagatgggcgtcctgtgtttccattatcaccgaaaatcggggacgaccatctctaaggtcgacctaaatgttgagatttggccgcccatcttgttcgataatacaggtttccccgcaaAGGAAAACTTCggcgccctgtttgattatgcccttccacgtcatCTAAAACAAGTTTTCATACTGGACTCTGCTGCTGACTGAGCCAGTCCTGACAAATCACTAAAGGAGCTTGAGTGGGGAAGTTCCTTTGTGCTCAAGGTCTGTTGACTTTGGCATGTCCTTGGAGGCATTCGTGGGAAGCTAACAACTCTTAACATTGCATTCATAACTCAGATGGTCTGTCTCTGGGTTCACACCTAGAATCTAAGCAGATAATCATACACTGACCTTCCGGATCCAGGAATGTGCCCAACCTTTGTCAGTACACATAGCTGGGACAACTTCTGGAAACATTGTCACAGTTTGTTAGGattttacagcctttttgaaggaattcacttaaggtggtgtacagtaaggatagatcaaacatgagcagtaggcaattagagcagtaaaaatattcgagcaacaatacaaagtatggcatggtatactacttgcaatgacaacacaatatgtactagaacattataattggtagtgaggggtaaggcaaagttgtaacatatagatgaattagaaagtaaggtgattgatttgaagaaagttgcatgtgaggtcagagagatggttaaatattatttcagctagggtaggagtggataaacatgtcccactgcagtatgtgcagcccgagtcaatccttgtgtgtgtgagactaacaagttagttacttcttccagtaaaggcctggttgaggagccaagctttcacctgcttcctgaagtagaggtagttaaTGTATATTATTTACTTCCTTTGTAACCCACCTATTAAGTAGTGTAATAAAAAAAGATCTCCCCAGCAGGTAGGAAAAATTTTCAAAGCTGCTGATTCAGGGATCTGCACCAGTgatctgtatgtgtgtgtttttttatttttttttggtggggaggaGATCAAATATTAGGCTGTTTCTGTAGCATCCCCCTCCCCAGGTTATGTCGAGGGCTGTAAGGTcccactttcatattttgtaaagGAACCACCTGCTATCTAAGCcctctttgtttgtttgtgtttcaGGACCCTTCAAGGGCAGGAGATGAGTTCTCTGGTTTTTCCCAGTTTGAGCATGAAGGACCATGAGGCTGTGACAATTGTACACTATCCAGGGACAGGCATGAGTGCCAACAAGGCCAGTGGTGGAAGCTCTCATGTTCCTGCTGCAGGACTAATAACATCTTCTGCAGCTTCCATGGCACAGCCAACAAAAGCCCCAGCATTCAGCCTGCAGACGTCACCTCATCTACTGGCCAGCATGCAGCTGCAGAAACTAAACAGCCAGTACCATGGAGTGACCGTTTCTGCACATCCGGGTGACTCTGCTTCCCTTCAGACCTGGAGTTTTGGCTCCCAGCCACTGGGCTCAGGAGCACTGGCACCCACAAGCAGTACCCACCATGGCCCTGGAATTATTGACTCTGACCCTGTGGATGAAGAAGTTCTAATGTCACTGGTGGTGGAGCTGGGATTAGACAGAGCCAATGAGCTCCCAGAACTTTGGCTGGGGCAGAATGAGTTTGACTTTACAGCAGATTGTCCGCCAAACTGCTGACTTGTTTCCATTCAAACAAGGAAttcaaaatgaaagaaggaacagTGACAATGGTAATTTGGATGGTTATACAGCTCATTTTAGAAGGTGTCTAGCCCCCAACTAAGAGGCCTTGGTCTACTTGTTTTTGCCCCTCTTCGTTGTATTGAGAGACACCATcactattctcttttttttttttttttttgttatttcattTTAAATTCCAACAAAACAGGCTAGTGAATTCTGCAGGCCTAGCTCCAGGCAGGTAAATGGAAACCCCAGGTCAAGATCTTGTTCCTCCCTGGCAAGAAAAAGAAATACTCTTCTATGAACTGGTAGACATCTTGGTAGGAAGCGGGTACATCTGCCTAACTTTGTTGTAGCTTCTCCCATTTTTGAAGGAGTTAGTATATGCTGTTTCTCTCTGGAAAGCACAACAGGAGAGGTGATTAGGAAAAAATGTGCAACTGAAAACCTGGAGTTGCTCTGAAATCCTGGAAGGACATTTCCACACCTTGTAGCTAATGCAAAGGAACTTGTTCAAATGGCTGTGAACAGCGTgcagctgtgttttttttttttgcttgttcaaTTTTGCAGTTTGCAGCAGCTTGGGGGTTGGTAATAGAGTTGAGGTGTGGTGATGGTATAGGAAAGGTAGATTTGGCCAACTTTCTTGATTGCATGTACAGATTTGTAACGCAGTTGTAGTCGGAACAAGTCCGTACATGCAACATGGTAAAAGCCAGGACAGCATTGGCCCCAAAAGCATGGGTTTCACTCAGTTCTGAAGGATTTGCTCAGGAAAAattagttttgtttgttttgtttttttgttctgatccttttaagtttcctcaACAATAGGACACTCATAGATGCGAAAGTTTGACTGTTATAAATACCGACTACTACTGAAGGGATAAAGAGATGAATATGGTACCCACTagcatttcattttgggatttttcaaaatgttttgtaTAATTTGGTTAGGGGTTCTATAGCAAAGTGCTATGGTGCCACCTAGTGGTCACAAAGCAAATTACTCATGACTACTGTACAAAGATGGAGCTTTGACAATGTAATGAAAATGTTCAAGTTTGAAACATTTCTGTTTTGAAGGATCTTTTTTTTGTGTTCCCCTTTTTCTTAGCCTAGATTTTGAGCAGACATCCATATATGCTTCCCCTACTAGCCTTCAATGTAACTGAAGACCTCGTCAGTATCATACATAATCAAGGGGGAGCAAGTCTAGTCCTCAAGGGCCATAACCCAGTCTGTTTTGTTGTCATAAGCTgcaaaataaatatgcatatgagagatcAGCGTTCAGGATTGTTGATCAAGTACTAGGGTGTGAAGCACACTGATCCTGGGATCAGTTATAAGTGACTTTTCCACACTGGAGGCATCATTGCTCACTCTTCCTCCTCTGTGATTTGTCCTGCATCACATCATGGCTGAAGTAGAACACATtttgtatttgataatatgataaaGGGCCTCtgtattactattactactatttagcatttctatagcgctacaaggcgtacgcaccgctgcacaaacatagaagaaagacagtccctgctcaaagagcttacaatctaatagacaaaaataaagtaatcaaatcaattaatgtgtacaggaaggagggtaggtggaggcaagtggttacgagtcaaaagcaatgttaaagaggtgggctttcagtctagatttaaagatggccaaggatggggcaagacgtaggggctcaggaagtttattccaggcgtagggtgcagcaagacagaaggcgcgaagtctggagttggcagtagtggagaagggaacagataagaaggataatccagggaatggagtgcacgggaaggggtgtagtgaaggacgagtgtggagagatactggggagcagcagagtgagtacatttataggttagtagaagaagtttgaacaggatgcgaacacggatagggagccagtgaagcgacttgaggagaggggtagtatgagtaaagcaactctggcggaagacgagacgggcagcagagttttgaaccgattggagacgggagaggtgactaagtgggaggccagcaagaagcagattgcagtagtctaaacgagaggtgacaagggagtagacgagggttttggtagagtgctcggaaagaaaggggcggattttaaagatgttgtaaagaaagaaacgacaggtcttggcgatctgctggatatgagcagagaaggagagagaagagtcaaagatgaccccaaggtttcgagctgaggagacggggagaatgagagagccatcaacagaaatagaaaacggggggagcggggaggtgggtttggggggaaaaatgagaagctcggttttggtcatgtttaatttcaggtggcattgagacatccagacagcagtgtcagacaagcatgctgaaactttggtttggatgcaaggtgagatatcaggggtagaaaggtagatttgggagtcatcagcaaagagatggtaggaaaagccatgggatgagattaatgaaccaagggaagaagtgtagatagaaaagaggaggggaccaagaacactTTAAGTGATTAAATCCCAGTGCTATGTTCAGTAGATACATGGTTTTAATGCAGGATAGGATAAtccactagtactactacttatcatttctacagcgctatagaaataagtagtagtagtatctggatATACATTAGATGCAAGCCTACTGTGAGTATACAGATAAATAGGTATGTGCAGCATTGACCTGCTCAGTGTGCCAAagcgttttttaaaaaaaatcatatacaGAATGGCAGCACTTCTGCTGTTGACAAGACGGTTGCCTACAACTATGGCTTAGTGCCATAGTCCAGTGGGCACATACACCACTATGCTTACCTTTTAAGGCCTATTTATAAATGGGGAACTAGCTCTAGGCTGTGGATCCTGGAGCAACTTTCACATTGGAGAAAACTTGACACCTGGCTCTTATTTCAACACCTCCATTTTGAATTCCTTTCCAAACATTTCCCACAACAGTGGGCTTTTTCTCACTGACATACTAGCCTACACTACATCTGCTTTAGGTATCTTTATGCCTATAGGATACTGCTTCACAGGCTAAAGTGGAAGAAGATGCTGTAACTTCTGCATTTGGTGcaaatgggggtggggtggctgttggaaggttAACATTCTCTAGCTGTGCTTGGATGGAGCCAGGGCATCCCAAACTTGTCCTAAGGACCCTACAGCTAGTTAGGAGAGCAGGATCTGCCTATTCAGATTTTGCACACATTAAGCCTCCAGCATATTGAAATATACTGTGGCTATGCTGGGAAGTCAACTAGGCAAATGGTGGGTGTGTTTACATAGTAGGAAGTGCCAGCAAGTGCTGTTAGTGAAATTGCAATTAATACACAATTTTACCACAGGGCCCAGTCCATAAACTGAGCCCTATTGCAAATAGCACACAGTtagtacatattactattaaagacccatatatatatatataaaaagagccAGGGTCTGTTCTTCCCCATTTGGACCTGCACGAACAGTAGGAACCTGTGATATTAATCTACTCCGTATTATACAAGGTGTGTTTAAATTCCGTTGGAATGGTCCCTTGTTCGGAGGTTTGAGGTAGCTTTCCTTAGCGGAAAATCGAGCAAACCTGAAACTATCTCTGACTGTGCCATAAAAGAACTTGAATATGGACAGGGTTTGCAATTTAACTCACAAGTGTTAGCAACTTACAGCTCCTGCATAGGAAAAATACCAGCACTGAGCAGTCACCACTGCTACCTAGGCAGTCCCAATGGGCTCTTGCTGTGAAGTGAGGCGAGGCAGGCATAATACAAAGAAGAACCAGGTTCTTCTCTACCCACTACAAGAAAAAAAAGCCTTAGCtgggttcttccccccccccccccccccccccccccccccgaatgcctGCATAGCTGATGCATTGTATAagcaccatgggggggggggggggggggggttactcatTGAGCATGCTCTAACATATACCCTTTAGCCAGGAAAACTTCTGTTACTTAATCTAAAATCTGGGATGTCTTCTACGCAACAAAAAGAGGATCATGTCTTGTGCACCATTGTGTTTACGAAGATTCTTGATACTAcctttttctgtggtacaacaaagtggtttacacatata
The genomic region above belongs to Microcaecilia unicolor chromosome 7, aMicUni1.1, whole genome shotgun sequence and contains:
- the CITED1 gene encoding cbp/p300-interacting transactivator 1, giving the protein MSSLVFPSLSMKDHEAVTIVHYPGTGMSANKASGGSSHVPAAGLITSSAASMAQPTKAPAFSLQTSPHLLASMQLQKLNSQYHGVTVSAHPGDSASLQTWSFGSQPLGSGALAPTSSTHHGPGIIDSDPVDEEVLMSLVVELGLDRANELPELWLGQNEFDFTADCPPNC